The Pseudomonas benzenivorans region GGTCACATAGGCGGCGCCGTTGGACTTTCTGCAGATGGAACAATGGCAGTTGCCGATCAACTGGAACTGACCGGCGATCTCGTAGCGAACGCTGCCGCACTGGCAGCTGCCTTGTAGGCTCATGGAGTGATCCCCTGTAGCGCGGATTAATAGAATATCGACGGCAGGTACGCGCCGGCTGGCTCGTTGTACAGGCCGATGCTCATCAGCGTCATCGGCTGGACCACGCGCAGGCCGTTCTCCAGACACCAACGAAACAGCTCCACATTGCGGGTCGGCACATGAAAACCCGGCCCCGGGCATTCGTCGGCCGCGGCAATCAGGGCCTTCAAGGCATCGTTGCTTTCGCCCACGCTGTGGCCGAAGAAGGCGACGAGGGTGGTGTAACCGACGATCCGCCCCGCGTGCTCGACGACCCTGGCGGTGCCGCGGTCGATCGCTTCGCTCAACTCGCCGTCCCGGTCATGCCCGTGCACCCGGATGCAGAGCCGGTTGCAGTGGGGCAGATCCGCCCTAGTCGCGGGCCTGACCCGATGGCCCGGCAGCTCGACTCCGGGCGGTGGCCCCTGCAGGGTGGACAGCGGCTCGCGCGCCACGAAGCCGAGCCTGGTGTAGAGCGCAAGCGAACGGTTGTGATAGGTCGCCTGCAGCAGCCTGACGCCTGGGAAGCCCTTGTCGGCCACGCGGTTCAGGACATCCGCCATCAGGCGCCGGCCGGCCGCCTGGTTCTGGGTGTGGGGAGCGACCGTAATCGGCCCGATGCCGGCGATGGCGTTGCGTTCATCCAGGAAGTTGCTGCCGACGATGCGCCCCTCGGCTTCGGCGATGACCGAATAGAAGCCGGGATGGGTCAGGAGCCCGGACAGCAGCTCGGTGGCCACCTCGGCGGACGGGAAGTCGGGCGGGAAGCTGTGTTTCTCGGCAATGGCGCCGAAGGCCTCGTAGCATATTCGACCGCATGCCCCGGCATCGTCGCGGGTGCCGGGACGAAGCATGAAAGGGTGATCTAGGGATTCTGCAATGGCCGCCATGATCGACTGACTCCTCGGTGTTGGTCTGAGGAGAACCATGCTAGGAGTCGGCGGGCGGGAGGATTGCGAAATTACTCCTAGGTAATCCCTAAAAGTTTCCTAAGCGTCGGCGCCGCGAGGTCCGACGCCCGTGCGCTCACTTGTCGACCGGGCTGCTCAGGTTGTGCTTGCTGGGGCGGCTGGCGGGCAGCTGCTCCGGCAGGTCCAGCAGGTCGGTGGCGTAGGTCTCCAGCGGCGGCGCGCGGCGCTCGAAGCGCGCGCCGAGCACCAGCAGGCAGGGGGTCAGCAGCAGGGTCAGCAGGGTGGCGAAGGCCAGGCCGCCGGCGATGGCGCTGGACAGCTGGGTCCACCACTGGGTCGAGGGGGCGCCGAAGCCCAGGCTCGGCGTCAGCAGGTCGACGTTGACGGCCAGCACCATGGGCATCAGCCCGAGAATGGTGGTCACCGCGGTCAGCAGCACCGGGCGCAGGCGCAGGCTGCCGGTCTCCAGGGCCGCCTCGCGCGGCGCCAGGCCCTGGCGGCGCAGCTGGTTGTAGGTGTCGATGAGGATGATGTTGTTGTTCACCACGATGCCGGCCAGGGCGATCAGGCCCATGCCGACCATGACGATGCCGAACGCCTGGCCGTTGACCAGCAGGCCGATCAGTACCCCGGCGGTGGACAGTACGATGGCCGAGAGCACCAGGCTGGCCTGGTAAATACTGTTGAACTGGGTGACCAGGATGATCGCCATGAGGAACACCGCGACGACGAAGGCGGTCATGAGGAAGTTGGCTGCCTCGCGCTGGTCGGCATCCTCGCCGGCGAACTCGAGCCGGACCTCGGCCGGCAGCTCGCCGATGGCCTGGCGCAGGGCCAGCAGGCGCTCGTCCAGGCGCGCACCCTCGGCCAGCTCGGCCTGCAGGGTGATGGTGCGGACGCCGTCGACCCGGTGCAGGGTGCCGACCTTGGGCGCCGGTTCCAGGCTGACGAAGTTGCCCAGCGGCACCTGGCCGTTGGGGGTATTGAGGGTCAGGCGGCCGAGTTGGTCGAGGGAGCGCCAGCTGCCCGGCAGGCGCACGCGGATGTCCACCTCGTCGTTGGCGTCCTCGGGCCTGTAGGTCGCCAGCTTGAGACCGTTGCTGACCATCTGCACGGCGTTGCCGACGCTTAGCACGTCGGCGCCGAAGCGCGCCGCCGCCTCGCGGTCGACCTGCAGGCGCCACTCGATGCCGGGCAGGGCGCGGTCGTCCTCGATGTCCTGGAAGCCGCCGAGGCGCTGCATCTCGGTGCGCAGGCGCTCGACCCAGTGTTCGGCCAGATCCTGGTCCAGGGCGCTGAGTTGCAGCTTGACCGGCTTGCCGCCGCTGGGGCCTTCTTCCTGTTTGCGGAACTCCAGCACCACGCCGGGAATGTCGGCGGTACGCGCGGCCATGTCGGCGAGGATGTGCTTGGCCGGGCGCCGGGCATGCCAGTCGACGAACTGGAACTGCAGGGTGCCGATCACGTCGGCGCCGAGCTGGCCGTCGGGCTGGGCCAGGGAGCGGGCGTACAGCGCCTTGACCTCGGCCATGCCCAGCAGGCGTTTCTCCACCTGCTGCAGCAGGGCGTCCTTCTCCTGCACCGACAGGTCGCCGCGGGCGCGCAGCCAGATCTGTGCGCTCTCCGGTTCGACTTCGGGGAAGAATTCCACACCATGGTTGAAGCGGCCGTAGCCGCTATAGATCAGGGCGATCAGTGTGAGCATGCCGAGCAGGGTCAGGCCGGGACGCCTGAGCAGGCGCTGCAGCAGGCGGCGATAGGCGCGGCCGCCACGGCTGGCCTGCTGCGGCAGCGGCTGCGGCTGACCGCCGGTGACCGCGCCGAGCACCGGCAGGAACACCAGGGCCATGGCCAGGGAGGCGAGCAGGCAGAGGATCACCGTGGCCGGCAGATACTTCATGAACTGGCCGACCACACCGGGCCAGAACAGCAGCGGCAGGAACACCACCAGGGTGGTGGCGGTGGAGGCGATCACCGGCCAGGCCATCCGCGTCGCCGCGTTGACCCAGGCCTGGCGGGGGCTCTGCCCCTGGTGCAGGTAGCGGTCGGCCAGCTCGGAGACGACGATGGCACCGTCCACCAGCATGCCGGCGACCAGGATCAGGCTGAACAGCACCACGATGTTGAGGGTGAAACCGAGTACCCAGATCAGCAGGATGCCGCTGAGGAAGGCGCCGGGGATGGTCAGTCCGACCAGCAGCGCCGAGCGCGGGCCCATGCTCGCCACCACCAGGATCAGCACCAGGACCACGGCGGTCAGCACGTTGTTGAGCAGGTCGTCGAGCAGGCTCTTGACCTGCTGCGACTGATCCATGATGTAGCTGACCTGCAGGCCCTCGGGCAGCAGCGGCTGGGCCTGGGCCATCAGCGCCTTGACCTGTTCGATGGTCGCGATGATGTTGGCGCCGGCGCGCTTGGACACCTCCAGGACGATGGCCGGCTGGCCGTTGATCCGGGCGAAGCCGGTGGGGTCCTTGAAGGTACGGCGGATGGTCGCCACGTCG contains the following coding sequences:
- a CDS encoding GNAT family N-acetyltransferase, whose translation is MAAIAESLDHPFMLRPGTRDDAGACGRICYEAFGAIAEKHSFPPDFPSAEVATELLSGLLTHPGFYSVIAEAEGRIVGSNFLDERNAIAGIGPITVAPHTQNQAAGRRLMADVLNRVADKGFPGVRLLQATYHNRSLALYTRLGFVAREPLSTLQGPPPGVELPGHRVRPATRADLPHCNRLCIRVHGHDRDGELSEAIDRGTARVVEHAGRIVGYTTLVAFFGHSVGESNDALKALIAAADECPGPGFHVPTRNVELFRWCLENGLRVVQPMTLMSIGLYNEPAGAYLPSIFY
- a CDS encoding efflux RND transporter permease subunit, yielding MHSLIAAALDRSRTSLLLLLFLLGGGLAAYVAIPKEANPDVTIPIIYVSVTLEGIAPEDAERLLARPLEQELRSLEGIKEMRSLASEGHASVTLEFDAGFDPRRALADVREKVDSARSKLPDEAEEPTVNEVNVALFPVLSIGLSGPLSEAELVYVARRLKDNIEGIAEVLSVNIGGDREDLLEIVVDPQVLDSYGIDYSELFNLVSRNNRLVAAGSLDTGAGRMSLKVPGVIENLEDVLSMPVKVEGASVVTFADVATIRRTFKDPTGFARINGQPAIVLEVSKRAGANIIATIEQVKALMAQAQPLLPEGLQVSYIMDQSQQVKSLLDDLLNNVLTAVVLVLILVVASMGPRSALLVGLTIPGAFLSGILLIWVLGFTLNIVVLFSLILVAGMLVDGAIVVSELADRYLHQGQSPRQAWVNAATRMAWPVIASTATTLVVFLPLLFWPGVVGQFMKYLPATVILCLLASLAMALVFLPVLGAVTGGQPQPLPQQASRGGRAYRRLLQRLLRRPGLTLLGMLTLIALIYSGYGRFNHGVEFFPEVEPESAQIWLRARGDLSVQEKDALLQQVEKRLLGMAEVKALYARSLAQPDGQLGADVIGTLQFQFVDWHARRPAKHILADMAARTADIPGVVLEFRKQEEGPSGGKPVKLQLSALDQDLAEHWVERLRTEMQRLGGFQDIEDDRALPGIEWRLQVDREAAARFGADVLSVGNAVQMVSNGLKLATYRPEDANDEVDIRVRLPGSWRSLDQLGRLTLNTPNGQVPLGNFVSLEPAPKVGTLHRVDGVRTITLQAELAEGARLDERLLALRQAIGELPAEVRLEFAGEDADQREAANFLMTAFVVAVFLMAIILVTQFNSIYQASLVLSAIVLSTAGVLIGLLVNGQAFGIVMVGMGLIALAGIVVNNNIILIDTYNQLRRQGLAPREAALETGSLRLRPVLLTAVTTILGLMPMVLAVNVDLLTPSLGFGAPSTQWWTQLSSAIAGGLAFATLLTLLLTPCLLVLGARFERRAPPLETYATDLLDLPEQLPASRPSKHNLSSPVDK